In Bacillus rossius redtenbacheri isolate Brsri chromosome 15, Brsri_v3, whole genome shotgun sequence, one genomic interval encodes:
- the LOC134539600 gene encoding uncharacterized protein LOC134539600, producing MRTYKRTSNRCQTSQDVVLTAVKKVKLEGKSIRSVAKDFGIPFRSLARYCSKVTEEKLIAPQDTPPLTIGYKKLRQVFTNEQENEFADYLKKAADIYYGLSPKEVRKFAFEYAVRLKVRFPSSWADCEMAGADWFSAFLKRHPTLSIRTPEATSLSRATCFNRTNVKAFFDNLKDVMNRLKIGPGDVWNMDETGITTVQRPDRVVARKGFKQVGKITSAERGTLVTVAVAVSATGNHVPPYFVFPRVNFREYFLKGAPTGSSGDANATGWMKEANFVKFAHHFVTNVKCSKENPCLLLLDNHDSHLSIEALDYLKDKGVTVLSFPPHCSHKLQPLDRSVFGPLKKFVNSACDSWLVNHPGKTMTIYDIPEVVNAAFSSAVTPRNILSGFRVSGVSPFNPDVFNDTDYLGCYVTDRPAPDENDVDSGELPNSDNTVQCRPNEPVIMEAGPSNMLIVQQTEEEADQETSMDVTSRGLHEIASQDKEIVVDSTCNISPEMVRPFPKAGPRKNNRVNNRKRKSEVLTDTPIRNELAKKKSDIDKKKGAKKNLFGSSKDTVQNPRKSKVKMLCKKKKNICVNTANSRASREDTLCLLCLGPYSKSRPGEQWVQCVGCKMWAHEDCSDNSVQFLCHNCKKC from the exons ATGCGCACCTACAAAAGAACAAGTAATAGATGCCAGACTTCCCAAGACGTTGTTTTAACAGCAGTAAAGAAAGTTAAACTCGAAGGGAAGTCCATCAGAAGCGTAGCAAAGGATTTTGGAATTCCATTTCGCTCTTTGGCTCGATATTGTAGCAAAGTAACTGAAGAAAAACTTATTGCTCCACAAGATACCCCACCTCTTACAATTGGCTACAAGAAACTGAGACAG GTTTTTACAAACGAACAAGAGAATGAGTTTGCTGATTATTTGAAGAAAGCAGCTGATATTTATTATGGATTGTCACCAAAGGAAGTCAGGAAATTCGCATTTGAATATGCAGTGAGACTTAAGGTAAGGTTTCCTTCTTCTTGGGCTGACTGTGAAATGGCAGGTGCGGATTGGTTTTCTGCATTTTTAAAACGGCATCCTACACTTTCTATAAGAACACCTGAAGCGACCAGTCTTTCAAGGGCTACGTGTTTCAATCGCACTAATGTGAAAGCATTTTTCGACAATTTGAAAGACGTTATGAATAGATTGAAAATTGGGCCTGGAGATGTGTGGAACATGGACGAGACTGGTATCACTACAGTGCAAAGACCAGACAGAGTAGTTGCACGGAAAGGTTTTAAGCAAGTAGGTAAAATTACTTCTGCCGAAAGAGGAACTCTAGTTACTGTAGCTGTTGCAGTATCTGCGACAGGAAATCATGTGCCACCATATTTTGTTTTCCCTCGCGTCAATTTTCGTGAATATTTTCTGAAAGGAGCGCCTACAGGTAGTTCTGGAGATGCAAATGCTACCGGCTGGATGAAGGAAGCAAATTTCgtcaaatttgcacatcacttCGTAACAAATGTTAAGTGTTCCAAAGAAAACCCATGTCTGTTGCTACTTGACAATCACGACTCACATCTTTCAATTGAAGCATTGGACTACCTTAAAGATAAGGGGGTCACTGTCCTTTCTTTCCCTCCACACTGCAGCCATAAACTGCAACCATTAGACCGGAGTGTATTTGGCCCTTTAAAGAAAtttgtgaacagtgcctgtgattcTTGGCTGGTGAACCATCCTGGGAAAACAATGACTATTTATGACATACCTGAAGTTGTAAATGCTGCTTTTTCTAGTGCGGTTACGCCGAGAAATATTTTATCTGGTTTCAGAGTAAGTGGGGTATCACCTTTCAACCCTGATGTCTTTAATGATACAGATTATCTTGGTTGTTACGTAACAGACCGCCCAGCACCTGACGAAAATGATGTTGACAGTGGAGAATTGCCTAATTCAGacaacactgttcaatgtagaCCAAATGAACCTGTAATCATGGAAGCAGGCCCTTCAAATATGCTGATTGTACAACAAACTGAGGAAGAAGCTGATCAGGAAACGTCAATGGACGTAACGAGCAGGGGCTTACACGAAATCGCATCACAAGATAAGGAAATTGTAGTTGATTCTACGTGCAACATAAGCCCAGAAATGGTGAGACCATTTCCCAAAGCTGGTCCAAGGAAAAATAACCGGGTAAATAATAGGAAAAGGAAGAGTGAAGTGTTGACAGATACTCCAATAAGAAATGAATTAGCTAAAAAGAAATCAGATATTGATAAGAAGAAAGGAGCTAAGAAAAACTTGTTTGGAAGTTCGAAAGATACAGTTCAGAATCCACGCAAGTCTAAGGTGAAAATGTTatgcaagaaaaagaaaaacatatgtgtCAACACAGCAAACAGCAGAGCCAGTAGGGAGGATACATTATGTCTTCTTTGTTTAGGACCATATTCCAAAAGCCGGCCCGGTGAACAGTGGGTGCAGTGCGTCGGTTGCAAAATGTGGGCCCACGAAGATTGTTCG